CATGAAGTGAGGCTAGAGAGACAAATAACCATCTGCTTCTCCATTGTAAAGTCACATCTCAGCTTTGGACTACGTTCCTCAGTTTAACAGAGACCAAATGGTCAATGCCAGAGCACACAGCAGACTTGTTAAGTTGCTGGATTAGGAGAATAATCCCACACTGTATCTGGTGGACTATCTTGAGGAAAAGGAATGGGAGAAACTTTGAAGATAGATTCAACAACATTTAGAAAATCAAAGGGAGCTGCATTGCAACTTTCTACTTTGGGTGTAAAGAACATTGTATAGAAGTGAACTTATCACTTCTCTTTACATGAAAGTAAACCTTCTCTAGTAAATCAACCTTCTCTAGACCTCCATATTTGCCACAATCACTTCATATTGTTTTAAATGCCATAAAGTCGGCAGAAGCAGCTATAACTTATTGCCAAATTTACTCTTCAAATACATCAAactcaattaaaatatcaaccTCTTCCAAAATTTGCCTTTAACTGGTCAATGGACAATCTCAAAGAGATCTCATTCTGTAAATACTCACCCTAAAATCCTATTGATATAAGTTTCAAAAGAATTCCTTTTGATATAAACCCATCCAACATTGAGGGTACAAAAACAAGTAATCTAAGTTCTCCGACCACAGTATGTATGTACAACACCAACAACAGCATACCCAGTGTACTCCCACAAAGTGGGGTTTggccttacccctacctcagaGATAAGggtattattttttatagacccttggctcaaggaCACCACATTATGTATCTAAACCCCAATATTCATTTCAATAGAACTGATCAAGATTACATTAACAGACTGCCCTAGAACAGTTGGAGGttttattatttgaaatgtTTTTATAAGTTCAAGTTCTATCAAGAAAGTAAGAGAAGCCCGTGACATGGAACAAAAGTAAAGTTGGATTCAGAATGTAACAAGAAACTATTTGAATGAGAGTAATAATGGGTGCATTAGTTGTTATAAACTTATACTTTGCACAGGATACAAGCTCATGTACCGAAGCAACTCTTGATTAAAACTACCAACGGACTATACTCCATCACTCCTTCCTCTCATTTTGACTCAGCACGACAATTAAGATGAAAGGTTTCAGTTGTACATTGTCCAGTGTCCAACGAGGAAACTTGTAAATAAATCTAAAAGTTGCCGAACTATTTATGGTAAATAAAACATCGGGATGTAAATTTAAATTCTCGGAACTTTAGAAATCACGTAGATTGAAAAAATTCtgaaatatgtataatattttgagaaattaaaaaaaaaaaattgagttcaGATGTGGTAGAACTTCCCCTTCTAGAAGATTATTATACGTTTTGGGCAGTCTTAAAAGGCAGGGCATTATAATCAGGAGAAAGAGCTCTTTAATAGAACAATGTGCACAAGATcaaatacaaaattgatgttTGATATGCAACTTTTGGAGCAATATACATGAGACATTCTATTATATGTCAATGTATAGGAGATTACCTGTGGAGTTTGGACAGAGACGTGCCAAAAGTTCAAATCGAATATCGCGCTCACAATTCATTGTCCGTGTATGAATCTTAAATATCTGGGTCCTACTCTCTAGATCAGGTAGACCAAACTCAACTTTGCGATCCAAACGTCCAGGACGTAGCAATGCTGGATCAAGAGTATCAGGCCtgcaaacaaaaacaaaatgcATTACAGAAGTTAGCCACCAAATACAAAATACCCATGGCTAACACCCAGTTTGAAGCACTCCGTTATCATGCTGAAAATAAATCACCCCAAGTTGTCCCAGCAACGACGACCCACAAGAGAGACTACCAGGACGAAAAGCTAAAACAAAGAGAGAACACTAACCTGTTGGTGGCCATGAGAACCTTAATATTCCCTCGAGCATCAAATCCATCTAGTTGGTTCACAATTTCAAGCATGGTGCGCTGAACCTCATTGTCTCCACCTACACCATCATCAAATCTTGCACCTCCAATGGCGTCTACTTCATCGAAAAAGACAATGCATGCCTTCTTAGAGCGCGCCATCTGCCACACCAAAAAGTTAGTCAGCAATCAAACTACAAAAACTTGCTAAAGAAGTTGCCAACACGGTTACTTCTGACCTGGAACAGCTCACGAACCATCCTAGCTCCCTCACCAACATATTTCTGAACAAGCTCACTGCCAATAACACGAATAAAGCATGCATCTGTTCGATTAGCCACTGCTCTAGCAAGCAGTGTTTTCCCAGTACCAGGAGGCCCGTAGCAGAGAACACCCTTTGGGGGATCAATTCCAAGTTTCACAAACTTCTCAGGGTGCAGCATGGGCAACTCAACAACCTGTAGTTAAAAGCAAAATGAATCAGCTTATACAATACCATGAATTTTAAACAGAACAAGTTCAGAGTCGGACagataataaataacatagtatACAACCATGAATACCTCTCGCATCTTTTCAATTTGCTCCTTGCATCCACCAACATCATTATATGTCACATCAGGCTTTTCCTCAACAGTCATCATGGTAACACTAGGATCAATTTTGGGAGGCAATGGAATTTGAATCTGATATTTATTCCGATCAACcctacaacaataacaatatggTCAGAGAGACTGGCAAGAT
This Solanum dulcamara chromosome 8, daSolDulc1.2, whole genome shotgun sequence DNA region includes the following protein-coding sequences:
- the LOC129898704 gene encoding 26S proteasome regulatory subunit 7 homolog A-like — protein: MAPAAADIEDEIKDEKNPPPLDEDDIALLKTYGLGPYSTSIKKAEKEIKEMAKKINDLCGIKESDTGLAAPSQWDLVSDKQMMQEEQPLQVARCTKIISPNTEDAKYVINVKQIAKFVVGLGDKVSPTDIEEGMRVGVDRNKYQIQIPLPPKIDPSVTMMTVEEKPDVTYNDVGGCKEQIEKMREVVELPMLHPEKFVKLGIDPPKGVLCYGPPGTGKTLLARAVANRTDACFIRVIGSELVQKYVGEGARMVRELFQMARSKKACIVFFDEVDAIGGARFDDGVGGDNEVQRTMLEIVNQLDGFDARGNIKVLMATNRPDTLDPALLRPGRLDRKVEFGLPDLESRTQIFKIHTRTMNCERDIRFELLARLCPNSTGADIRSVCTEAGMYAIRARRKTVTEKDFLDAVNKVIKGYQKFSATPKYMVYN